One Micromonospora eburnea genomic region harbors:
- a CDS encoding oxidoreductase, with amino-acid sequence MTTDPLAPLLALADIAPAVERARDRVDLAHRHRALRRHGGQVAAEVSLRSAVASAALEGRAHEREEVRAGTVTDPLLQGALRVAGALPGLSELWPKAPRQVLARLHVLAARDVVAEAELGRPAADPVVAARLDGLAGLVAGGTKVPPLVLAAVVHGELLNLRPFAGPSGVVARAAGRLVLISTGFDPRGLVAVDVGHREREPEYVGSAGAFATGTPDGLRSWLRHYMAAVEIGADQIALIGDEILAAS; translated from the coding sequence GTGACCACCGACCCGCTTGCCCCGCTGCTCGCGCTCGCCGACATCGCGCCCGCCGTCGAGCGGGCCCGCGACCGGGTCGACCTGGCCCACCGGCACCGCGCGCTGCGCCGCCACGGCGGCCAGGTCGCCGCCGAGGTCAGCCTGCGCAGCGCCGTGGCCAGCGCCGCGCTGGAGGGCCGGGCACACGAGCGGGAAGAGGTACGCGCCGGCACCGTCACCGACCCGCTGCTCCAGGGGGCGCTACGGGTGGCCGGGGCGCTGCCCGGGCTGAGTGAACTCTGGCCGAAGGCCCCCCGTCAGGTCCTCGCCCGGCTGCACGTCCTCGCTGCCCGGGACGTCGTCGCCGAAGCGGAACTGGGCCGGCCGGCGGCCGACCCGGTGGTCGCGGCGCGCCTCGACGGGCTGGCCGGGCTGGTCGCCGGTGGTACGAAGGTGCCGCCGCTGGTGCTGGCCGCGGTGGTGCACGGTGAGCTGCTGAACCTGCGCCCGTTCGCCGGCCCGTCCGGGGTGGTGGCTCGCGCCGCCGGCCGGTTGGTGCTGATCTCGACCGGTTTCGACCCGCGTGGGCTGGTCGCCGTCGACGTGGGCCATCGGGAGCGCGAACCCGAGTACGTCGGCTCGGCCGGCGCCTTCGCCACCGGTACGCCGGACGGGCTGCGCTCCTGGCTGCGCCACTACATGGCCGCGGTCGAGATCGGTGCGGACCAGATCGCCCTCATCGGTGACGAGATCCTCGCCGCCTCCTGA
- a CDS encoding HAD family hydrolase gives MGRGAAFFDLDKTVIAKSSALAFGRPFYRDGLITRRDVVKSAYAQLMFRLGGTDEQTMARTRDYLAALCKGWQVDQVRQIVAETLHELINPYVYAEAAALIEEHQAAGRDVVLVSASGEEMVRPIGELLGVTDVIATRMAVEDGRYSGEVEFYAAGPSKVDAVGELATERGYDLADSYAYSDSYSDRPLLECVGHPTAVNPDRALRKLAVENAWPVLEFRHPVPLGRRLRERPAVPVAAAALGVGVGVAIGIAWYGRHRRTRAAAPTA, from the coding sequence GTGGGCCGAGGTGCCGCTTTTTTCGATCTCGACAAGACCGTCATCGCCAAGTCGAGCGCTCTGGCGTTCGGTCGGCCGTTCTACCGGGACGGGCTGATCACTCGGCGTGACGTGGTCAAGTCGGCGTACGCGCAGCTGATGTTCCGGCTCGGCGGGACCGACGAGCAGACCATGGCCCGGACCCGGGACTACCTCGCCGCACTGTGCAAGGGCTGGCAGGTGGACCAGGTTCGCCAGATCGTCGCCGAGACGTTGCACGAGCTGATCAACCCCTACGTGTACGCCGAGGCCGCCGCCCTGATCGAGGAGCACCAGGCCGCCGGCCGGGACGTGGTGCTGGTCTCCGCCTCCGGCGAGGAGATGGTCCGGCCGATCGGGGAGCTGCTCGGGGTCACCGACGTGATCGCCACCCGGATGGCGGTGGAGGACGGCCGCTACAGCGGCGAGGTCGAGTTCTACGCGGCCGGTCCGAGCAAGGTCGACGCCGTCGGCGAGCTGGCCACCGAACGCGGGTACGACCTGGCCGACTCGTACGCCTACTCCGACTCGTACAGTGATCGGCCCCTGCTGGAGTGCGTGGGCCACCCGACCGCGGTCAACCCGGACCGCGCGCTGCGCAAGTTGGCCGTGGAGAACGCGTGGCCGGTGCTGGAGTTCCGGCACCCGGTCCCGCTCGGCCGGCGGCTGCGCGAGCGGCCCGCCGTGCCGGTCGCCGCCGCGGCCCTCGGCGTCGGCGTCGGCGTCGCCATCGGGATCGCCTGGTACGGCCGGCACCGCCGCACCCGCGCCGCCGCACCCACCGCCTGA
- the ssd gene encoding septum site-determining protein Ssd gives MPPRTPLPPHHRLPLLVTADGELLDELLRLAAAGGTEVELAADPAAARARWAPAPLVLVGADQAQACLRARLPRRPRTVLVGRSGHLDPGTQLAELIGAEHVATLPAAEPWLVDRFAECAGDASGAGTARVVAVLGGRGGAGASVLAGGLAVTAARARLRTLLVDADPLGGGLDLVLGWEQLEGLRWPGLTDTDGRVDPPSLVRALPSRGDLVVLSWDRGDLLHLPGEAMAATVDAARRGRDVVVLDLPRYLDDAAVVALQAADRALVVVPAELRATAAAARVVAVAAPHCTDLSVIVRGPAPGRLKAGEVARALGLPLAGTLRPEPAICRGLERGEAPAAAGKGPLAALCQRILDELTGVPARGAA, from the coding sequence ATGCCGCCCCGTACCCCGCTCCCGCCGCACCACCGCCTTCCCCTGCTCGTCACCGCCGACGGCGAACTCCTCGACGAACTGCTGCGGCTCGCCGCGGCGGGCGGCACCGAGGTCGAGTTGGCCGCCGATCCGGCCGCCGCCCGGGCCCGCTGGGCACCGGCCCCGCTGGTGCTCGTCGGCGCCGACCAGGCGCAGGCCTGCCTGCGGGCCCGGTTACCTCGCCGCCCCCGGACGGTGCTGGTCGGCCGCTCCGGGCACCTCGACCCGGGTACGCAGCTCGCCGAGCTGATCGGTGCCGAGCACGTCGCGACCCTGCCCGCCGCCGAGCCGTGGCTGGTCGACCGGTTCGCCGAGTGCGCGGGTGACGCCTCCGGCGCCGGCACGGCGCGCGTCGTGGCGGTGCTCGGCGGCCGGGGCGGCGCCGGCGCCAGCGTGCTGGCGGGCGGGCTCGCCGTCACGGCGGCCCGGGCCCGGCTGCGTACTCTCCTGGTCGACGCCGACCCGCTCGGCGGCGGCCTCGACCTCGTGCTCGGCTGGGAGCAGTTGGAAGGGCTGCGCTGGCCGGGCCTGACCGACACCGACGGGCGGGTCGACCCACCGTCGCTCGTCCGCGCCCTGCCCAGCCGGGGAGACCTGGTGGTCCTTTCCTGGGACCGGGGTGACCTGCTGCACCTGCCCGGCGAGGCGATGGCCGCCACCGTCGACGCCGCGCGTCGGGGCCGGGACGTCGTGGTCCTCGACCTGCCCCGCTACCTGGACGACGCGGCCGTCGTCGCGTTGCAGGCCGCGGACCGGGCGCTGGTGGTCGTACCGGCCGAGCTGCGGGCCACCGCCGCCGCGGCCCGGGTGGTGGCGGTCGCCGCCCCGCACTGCACCGACCTGTCGGTGATCGTGCGCGGGCCGGCCCCGGGTCGGCTCAAGGCCGGCGAGGTGGCCCGGGCGCTCGGGTTGCCACTCGCCGGCACGCTGCGCCCCGAGCCGGCGATCTGCCGGGGCCTGGAACGAGGCGAGGCGCCGGCCGCCGCCGGGAAGGGGCCGCTCGCCGCGCTCTGCCAGCGGATTCTTGACGAGCTGACCGGCGTACCGGCGCGGGGCGCGGCGTGA
- a CDS encoding TadA family conjugal transfer-associated ATPase — MTGPADSGKLAVRVRQRFAEAATPVTPAAIVSAVRAEPGTVLGDTALLRIADRVHHDLVGAGPLAPLLADPQVTDVLVNGTRVWVDRGRGLHQVAVPLGTVDDVRRLAQRLTAAAGRRLDDASPYADARLPDGTRLHAVLPPVAIDGPYLSLRTFRQRPFTIDELVRHGTVPRPVAPLLAAVVTARLAYLVTGGTGSGKTTLLNTLLGLVPGTERIVLVEDASELRPVHPHVIGLQARTSNVEGVGAVGLSDLVRQALRMRPDRLVVGECRGAEVVDLLAALNTGHDGGAGTLHANAATDVPARLEALGLLGGLPRAALHAQVAAALQVLLQMRRTAEGRVLESISLLLPEGPDRLVTVVPAWVRGRGLGLAARPLGTLLRERNVTIPPILCSAWPGSAGPS; from the coding sequence GTGACCGGCCCGGCCGACTCGGGGAAACTGGCCGTCCGGGTCCGGCAGCGCTTCGCGGAGGCGGCCACCCCGGTCACTCCCGCCGCCATCGTCTCCGCCGTACGTGCCGAGCCGGGCACCGTGCTCGGGGACACCGCGCTGCTGCGGATCGCCGACCGGGTGCACCACGATCTCGTCGGGGCCGGGCCGCTGGCCCCGCTGCTGGCCGACCCGCAGGTCACCGACGTGCTGGTGAACGGCACCCGGGTGTGGGTCGACCGGGGACGCGGGTTGCACCAGGTGGCGGTGCCGCTCGGCACGGTCGACGACGTACGTCGGCTGGCACAGCGGCTCACCGCGGCCGCCGGTCGGCGGCTCGACGACGCCTCCCCGTACGCCGATGCCCGGCTGCCCGACGGCACCCGACTGCACGCCGTGCTGCCGCCGGTGGCGATCGACGGGCCGTACCTCTCGCTGCGTACCTTCCGGCAGCGGCCGTTCACCATCGACGAGCTGGTACGCCATGGCACCGTCCCCCGGCCGGTGGCGCCGCTGCTGGCCGCCGTCGTAACGGCCCGGCTGGCGTATCTGGTGACCGGAGGCACCGGCTCCGGCAAGACCACCCTGCTCAACACGCTGCTCGGGCTGGTGCCCGGGACCGAACGGATCGTGCTCGTCGAGGACGCGTCCGAGCTCCGTCCCGTGCATCCGCACGTGATCGGCCTCCAGGCGCGTACGTCCAACGTGGAGGGGGTCGGCGCCGTCGGGTTGAGTGATCTGGTCCGGCAGGCGTTGCGGATGCGGCCCGACCGCCTGGTGGTGGGCGAGTGCCGGGGCGCGGAGGTGGTCGACCTGCTTGCCGCACTGAACACCGGCCACGACGGGGGCGCCGGGACGCTGCACGCCAACGCCGCGACGGACGTGCCGGCCCGGCTGGAGGCGCTCGGGCTGCTCGGCGGCCTGCCCCGGGCCGCCCTGCATGCCCAGGTCGCCGCGGCGCTCCAGGTCCTGCTGCAGATGCGGCGTACCGCCGAGGGGCGGGTGCTGGAGTCGATCAGCCTGCTGCTCCCTGAGGGGCCGGATCGGCTCGTCACCGTGGTTCCCGCCTGGGTACGCGGGCGCGGGCTCGGCCTCGCCGCCCGGCCGCTGGGCACACTGCTACGGGAGCGGAACGTGACGATCCCGCCCATCCTCTGCTCGGCCTGGCCGGGCTCGGCGGGTCCGTCGTGA
- a CDS encoding type II secretion system F family protein codes for MSALLVAAAAAVAWPVRAGRARRRAVLEPAGRDRTTSGPHVAGRAHGRRFSGACTTAGGGRGGELGSPDRPPVRPPGRRDATHPAAAPVPVGGRRPRAALSLSPTSTGAAVTWSVGGTADPAVGGYGPAAHTLGGAPPGTHPVGPVASGSADARAVDQVRRAPTGDRRQAGPTDGQVQRGPVTGLFRVPGLLAAPRPARLPTDGVAVRGRLLERVGVAVSRRGLLPAVLMGGGTGAVLGGPVAAIVLAAYGALAARAARRRSARRQADQARRRELDQLCALAADLRAGLPVEGVVADGPHRIARLGRAAVRLADRTGAPLAELLERVEADARAADRGLAAAAAQAAGARATAWLLAALPLGGIGLGYAIGVDPVAVLLHTTVGGGSALAAVALQVGGLLWAERLGATPGRHD; via the coding sequence GTGTCCGCGCTTTTGGTCGCCGCCGCGGCGGCGGTGGCCTGGCCGGTGCGCGCCGGTCGGGCCCGGCGGCGTGCCGTCCTCGAACCAGCGGGCCGGGATCGGACGACGTCGGGGCCCCACGTCGCCGGCCGTGCGCATGGGCGTCGGTTCAGCGGAGCCTGCACGACGGCCGGTGGCGGACGGGGCGGGGAACTCGGCAGCCCCGATCGGCCGCCGGTCCGCCCACCCGGCCGTCGCGATGCCACCCACCCGGCCGCCGCGCCCGTACCGGTGGGCGGGCGCCGGCCGCGGGCCGCCCTGTCACTCAGCCCGACCTCGACGGGCGCGGCGGTGACCTGGTCGGTCGGCGGCACCGCAGATCCGGCGGTGGGCGGATACGGGCCGGCCGCGCACACGCTGGGCGGCGCGCCTCCCGGCACCCATCCGGTCGGGCCGGTTGCCAGCGGTTCGGCCGACGCGCGGGCGGTCGACCAGGTCCGCCGCGCTCCGACCGGTGACCGGCGCCAGGCTGGTCCTACCGATGGCCAGGTCCAGCGTGGTCCCGTCACCGGGCTGTTCCGAGTTCCCGGCCTGCTGGCTGCCCCGAGGCCGGCCCGGCTGCCGACCGACGGCGTCGCCGTGCGAGGACGGTTGCTGGAACGGGTGGGGGTGGCGGTGTCCCGGCGCGGCCTGCTGCCGGCCGTCCTGATGGGCGGTGGGACGGGAGCCGTGCTCGGCGGGCCGGTGGCGGCGATCGTGCTGGCCGCCTACGGGGCGCTCGCCGCCCGGGCGGCCCGGCGCCGGAGCGCCCGCCGGCAGGCCGACCAGGCGCGCCGACGCGAGCTGGACCAGCTCTGCGCACTCGCTGCCGATCTCCGCGCCGGGCTGCCGGTCGAGGGCGTCGTCGCCGATGGCCCGCACCGGATCGCCCGGTTGGGCCGGGCCGCCGTGCGGCTGGCCGATCGGACCGGGGCGCCGCTGGCCGAGCTGCTCGAACGCGTGGAGGCGGACGCTCGGGCCGCCGATCGCGGTCTTGCCGCGGCTGCCGCCCAGGCCGCCGGAGCACGGGCGACCGCGTGGCTGCTCGCCGCTCTGCCGCTCGGCGGCATCGGCCTCGGCTACGCCATCGGCGTGGATCCGGTTGCCGTGCTCCTGCACACGACCGTCGGCGGTGGCAGCGCGCTCGCGGCCGTCGCGTTGCAAGTCGGCGGCCTGCTGTGGGCCGAACGGCTCGGGGCGACGCCGGGGCGGCACGACTGA
- a CDS encoding type II secretion system F family protein — protein sequence MSRQVMAAGCLAGAALLLVATTGPVGRPGRRLRLLTRSTVAERTRPPWWPDRIRLGAGLAGLATLVVVGGWAGLIVGVLAGLAADRVLRRMEPRAARDRRLREIADLPLAADLLAAALRAGAPVDRSVLAVAEALGGPLADRLGRVGRTLELGGTAAEAWAHLNPVAGAERLVADAIRSSNSGTALAGALTRLADELRSDRAIAAEAAARRAGVLIVLPLGLCFLPAFILAGLVPVIVAVLGDVL from the coding sequence ATGTCCCGCCAGGTGATGGCCGCGGGTTGCCTGGCCGGGGCGGCGTTGCTGCTGGTCGCCACGACCGGTCCGGTCGGGCGACCAGGGCGGCGGCTTCGGCTGCTCACCCGCTCGACGGTGGCGGAGCGGACCAGGCCACCGTGGTGGCCGGACCGGATTCGGCTCGGCGCGGGCCTCGCCGGGCTGGCCACGTTGGTCGTGGTCGGCGGCTGGGCGGGTCTGATCGTCGGGGTGCTGGCCGGCCTGGCCGCCGACCGCGTGCTCCGGCGGATGGAGCCGCGCGCGGCCCGCGACCGACGGCTCCGGGAGATCGCCGATCTGCCCCTCGCCGCCGACCTGTTGGCAGCGGCGCTGCGCGCGGGAGCGCCGGTCGACCGGTCGGTGCTGGCGGTCGCCGAGGCGCTCGGTGGGCCGCTCGCCGACCGGCTCGGCCGGGTGGGCCGGACGCTGGAGCTCGGCGGAACGGCGGCGGAGGCATGGGCCCACCTGAATCCCGTGGCCGGGGCCGAACGCCTGGTGGCCGACGCGATCCGCTCGTCCAACAGCGGTACGGCGCTGGCCGGCGCCCTCACCCGCCTCGCCGACGAGCTGCGTTCCGACCGGGCGATCGCGGCCGAGGCGGCGGCGCGGCGGGCGGGCGTCCTGATCGTGCTGCCGCTCGGGCTCTGCTTCCTGCCCGCCTTCATTCTCGCCGGCCTGGTGCCGGTGATTGTCGCCGTCCTCGGCGACGTGCTGTGA
- a CDS encoding DUF4244 domain-containing protein — MRRLLARLRGDAGMNTAEYAVGTLAAVAFAGILLKVLTSGNVQSALTAVIDRALK; from the coding sequence ATGCGCAGACTTCTCGCCCGTCTGCGGGGTGACGCCGGGATGAACACGGCCGAGTACGCCGTCGGCACCCTGGCCGCGGTGGCCTTCGCCGGCATCCTGCTGAAGGTGCTCACCTCCGGCAACGTGCAGTCCGCGCTCACCGCTGTCATCGACCGGGCGCTGAAGTGA
- a CDS encoding TadE family type IV pilus minor pilin, whose product MTAAASSGRPWGAGERGSFTAELAAGLPALVLLLVAGLTAVEAVTTRAGCLAAAREAVLAASRGEPGSTAGARHAPPGADISVTVSGDQVMATVRAPVRTLGARLPRITVSATAVAAVEPGTPGPRS is encoded by the coding sequence GTGACGGCCGCCGCATCCTCGGGGCGGCCGTGGGGCGCTGGCGAACGGGGCTCGTTCACCGCTGAGTTGGCGGCCGGCCTGCCGGCGCTCGTTCTGCTGCTCGTCGCCGGCCTCACTGCGGTCGAGGCGGTGACCACGCGGGCCGGATGTCTGGCCGCGGCTCGGGAGGCGGTGCTTGCCGCCTCCCGCGGTGAGCCGGGATCGACAGCCGGTGCTCGGCACGCCCCGCCCGGGGCCGACATCTCGGTCACCGTCTCCGGTGACCAGGTCATGGCGACCGTCCGGGCACCGGTCCGTACGCTCGGCGCGCGGCTGCCCCGGATCACCGTGTCAGCCACCGCCGTGGCCGCCGTCGAACCCGGTACACCGGGGCCACGATCGTGA
- a CDS encoding Rv3654c family TadE-like protein, which translates to MVAAAGGGATDRGGATVCLLAVGLVFVLVGLFGAALGAARTARQQARNAADFGALAGAAWAIESDDVACGRAGELVRANGGRLVACRLDGLDVVVTAEVGVAPLPGLARTATATSRAGPVRG; encoded by the coding sequence GTGGTGGCTGCGGCGGGTGGCGGCGCGACGGACCGGGGCGGGGCGACCGTCTGCCTGCTCGCGGTCGGTCTCGTGTTCGTGCTGGTCGGTCTCTTCGGCGCGGCGCTGGGCGCGGCCCGGACGGCGCGGCAGCAGGCCCGGAACGCGGCGGACTTCGGGGCCCTGGCGGGCGCCGCCTGGGCGATCGAGAGCGACGACGTCGCGTGCGGACGGGCCGGCGAACTGGTACGCGCCAACGGCGGGCGGCTGGTGGCCTGCCGGCTCGACGGGCTCGACGTCGTGGTCACGGCGGAGGTCGGGGTCGCGCCGTTGCCGGGGCTGGCGCGCACCGCGACCGCGACGTCCCGGGCCGGTCCGGTGCGCGGCTGA